Proteins from a genomic interval of Sulfurospirillum oryzae:
- the uvrB gene encoding excinuclease ABC subunit UvrB: protein MSEFYLESPYQPSGDQPQAIDKLVASIKKGSRYQTLIGVTGSGKTYTMAQIIQQLKMPTLIMTHNKTLAAQLYSEFKGFFPKNHVEYFISYYDYYQPEAYIPRSDLFIEKDSSINEELERLRLSATASLLSFDDVICVASVSANYGLGDPSEYKEMVQVIEKGDTINQKKLLLRLVDMGYKRNDTFFDRGCFRVSGDVIDIYPAYSEEEAVRVEFFGDEVESINYFEVFLNKKLQNLGKVVIYAANQFIVGHERLQKAIKSIEQELGERLEYFKKEDNLVEYQRLKQRVEFDLEMLQSTGACKGVENYARYLTGIEPGATPYSLFDYFEAMNKEYLVIVDESHVSLPQFRGMFAGDRSRKEVLVEYGFRLPSALDNRPLMFDEFINKAPRYLFVSATPKELELGLSGENTAEQIIRPTGLLDPEVEILSSKNQVETLFDKIKEVTCKDEKVLVTVLTKKMAEELTRYYADLGIKIKYMHSDIDAIERNQIIRSLRVGEFDVLVGINLLREGLDLPEVSLVAILDADKEGFLRSETSLIQTMGRAARNLNGRVIMFAEKITDSMQKAIETTLRRRAIQEAYNTEHGITPTSTTRKMDENLKLEEHADIYNTYDKKDKIPPSEKKKIIAELTKAMHEAAKILEFEKAAKLRDQIEKLKKM, encoded by the coding sequence ATGAGCGAATTTTATTTAGAAAGTCCCTATCAGCCCTCGGGCGACCAGCCACAAGCCATCGATAAACTCGTTGCCTCCATCAAAAAAGGAAGCCGTTACCAAACCCTCATTGGGGTAACAGGCAGTGGTAAAACCTATACCATGGCACAAATCATTCAACAATTGAAGATGCCTACTCTTATCATGACGCACAACAAAACGCTTGCGGCACAACTTTACAGCGAATTTAAGGGCTTTTTCCCTAAAAATCATGTGGAGTATTTTATCAGCTATTACGATTATTATCAGCCTGAGGCGTACATTCCACGCAGTGACTTATTTATTGAGAAAGACAGCTCCATCAACGAAGAATTAGAGCGTTTGCGCCTTAGTGCTACCGCATCTTTGCTTAGTTTTGATGATGTCATCTGTGTTGCTTCGGTTTCAGCCAACTACGGGTTAGGCGATCCAAGCGAATATAAAGAGATGGTGCAAGTCATTGAAAAAGGCGATACTATCAACCAAAAAAAGCTTCTTTTGCGACTTGTGGACATGGGCTACAAACGCAATGACACCTTTTTTGATCGAGGCTGTTTTAGAGTCAGTGGCGATGTTATCGACATTTATCCTGCATACAGTGAAGAAGAGGCGGTTCGTGTCGAGTTTTTTGGCGATGAAGTGGAGAGCATCAACTATTTTGAAGTCTTTCTCAACAAAAAACTGCAAAACCTGGGTAAAGTCGTCATCTATGCCGCAAACCAGTTCATCGTCGGACACGAGAGACTTCAAAAAGCCATCAAATCCATCGAGCAAGAGCTGGGTGAGCGCCTCGAATACTTCAAAAAAGAGGACAACCTGGTCGAATACCAACGCCTTAAGCAACGTGTTGAGTTTGACCTTGAGATGCTTCAAAGTACTGGAGCGTGTAAAGGTGTTGAAAACTACGCACGTTACCTCACAGGCATTGAGCCAGGTGCTACGCCCTACTCGCTATTTGACTACTTTGAGGCAATGAATAAAGAGTATCTTGTTATCGTCGATGAATCGCACGTCAGTCTTCCGCAATTCCGAGGTATGTTCGCAGGTGATCGCAGTCGTAAAGAAGTGCTTGTCGAGTACGGTTTTAGGCTTCCTAGTGCCTTGGATAACCGCCCTTTAATGTTTGATGAGTTTATCAACAAAGCACCACGCTATCTGTTTGTCAGTGCGACACCTAAAGAGTTAGAGCTAGGACTCAGCGGCGAAAACACCGCAGAGCAGATCATCCGCCCCACTGGTCTGCTTGATCCTGAGGTGGAAATTTTAAGCAGTAAAAACCAAGTGGAAACCCTTTTTGACAAGATCAAAGAAGTTACATGTAAAGATGAAAAAGTGCTAGTCACAGTACTTACAAAAAAGATGGCTGAGGAGTTGACACGCTATTACGCCGATTTAGGCATTAAGATCAAATACATGCACTCTGACATCGACGCGATTGAGCGTAACCAAATCATCCGATCTTTACGTGTCGGAGAGTTTGATGTCCTTGTGGGCATTAACCTCCTTCGTGAAGGGCTTGATCTTCCTGAGGTTTCCCTTGTCGCTATTTTGGATGCCGATAAAGAAGGCTTTTTACGTTCTGAAACGAGTCTCATTCAAACGATGGGGCGGGCTGCTCGTAATCTTAATGGTCGAGTCATTATGTTTGCCGAAAAAATTACCGATTCGATGCAAAAAGCGATAGAGACGACGCTCAGGCGGCGTGCGATTCAAGAAGCTTACAATACAGAACACGGCATCACGCCAACCAGCACCACGCGTAAAATGGATGAAAATCTTAAACTCGAAGAGCACGCTGACATCTACAACACGTATGATAAAAAAGACAAAATTCCACCGAGTGAAAAAAAGAAGATTATCGCTGAACTCACCAAAGCAATGCACGAAGCGGCAAAGATTTTGGAGTTTGAAAAAGCAGCAAAATTACGCGATCAGATCGAAAAATTAAAAAAAATGTAA
- a CDS encoding putative metalloprotease CJM1_0395 family protein has translation MQIESFLNASYLRINNTSLSSDKTTASSSSQKKDENTNELTAAQKALVAELQAIDTKVRAHENAHIAAGGGVIRSGAVFSYEKAPDERLYAVGGEVGIDTSEGATPEETVTKMQTVRAAALAPSDPSPTDYQVASTASMLQMMATLEVARLKQAELLAKPKESYSSANNEDTTSLFSNYA, from the coding sequence ATGCAAATAGAAAGCTTTTTAAACGCCTCTTACTTACGCATCAACAACACCTCCCTCTCTTCGGATAAAACAACAGCCTCCTCTTCGTCTCAAAAAAAAGACGAAAATACAAACGAACTGACTGCTGCTCAAAAAGCCTTAGTTGCCGAACTTCAAGCCATTGATACAAAAGTGCGTGCGCACGAAAATGCCCACATCGCCGCAGGGGGTGGCGTTATTCGCAGTGGAGCAGTTTTTTCCTATGAAAAAGCGCCCGATGAAAGGCTCTATGCCGTAGGTGGTGAAGTTGGCATCGACACGTCAGAGGGAGCAACACCCGAAGAGACTGTCACCAAAATGCAAACCGTACGAGCAGCAGCCCTCGCGCCTAGTGACCCAAGCCCTACGGATTACCAAGTCGCGTCCACCGCTTCGATGCTTCAAATGATGGCAACACTTGAGGTCGCTCGTCTAAAACAAGCCGAACTCTTAGCAAAGCCGAAGGAGAGCTATTCCTCTGCTAATAATGAAGATACAACCTCACTTTTTTCAAATTACGCCTAA
- a CDS encoding RNA degradosome polyphosphate kinase has translation MPDLTDSSLYLNRELSWLKFNTRVLAQSMKKELPLFERLKFLAIYATNLDEFYMIRVAGLKQLFSAGVIETGADQKTPLDQLREIRTYLASEKEIIQSSYEEIVKDLEKENLFVTDYDDLSPALAKLSDDYFFSNILPVIVPIAVNATHPFPHLNNLSFSLAVKLQDNESEEEGNYKYGMIRIPRVLPRFFQAGDNTYVPIETIVRKHTEEIFPGYKLIASAAFRVTRNADMVIEEEEADDFMMIMEQGLKLRRKGAFVRLNIQEGTDPDLLNFLNSHMQIFFKDIYTYKIPLNLGALWQIVGNKDFSHLALPPYNPKTLPPFDTNESVFKVIDKGDVLLFHPYESFDPVLRLIREASKDPKVVSIRMTLYRVEKNSQIVQALIDAANDGKQVTAVVELKARFDEENNLHWAKALEQAGAHVVYGITGFKVHAKIAQVIRQEEDGKLKFYMHFSTGNYNGATARVYTDTSFFTCKEDFAKDGTMFFHILSGFSKHKKLDTLSMSPTQIKPKIISLINHEAKNGTEGRIIVKMNSLVDSDVIQALYNASMQGVQIDIIARGICCLRPGVEGISENIRVKSIIGKYLEHARIFYFKNGDPTTTFISSADWMPRNLERRLELMTPIFDKALQQKLFEILQLQLNDNVLSWELGNDGEYTEIEPTDERAINNHTVLEDYMNKIYKAQKKDTSSHKAEKLARRLFKES, from the coding sequence GTGCCTGATTTAACCGACTCTAGTCTGTACCTTAACCGCGAGCTTTCATGGCTCAAGTTTAACACCAGAGTCCTTGCTCAATCCATGAAAAAAGAGTTACCCCTTTTTGAGCGACTCAAGTTTTTAGCCATTTACGCCACCAACCTTGATGAATTTTACATGATTCGCGTTGCAGGTCTTAAACAACTTTTTAGTGCTGGTGTCATTGAAACAGGAGCGGATCAAAAAACGCCTTTGGATCAACTCAGAGAAATCAGAACTTACCTTGCAAGCGAAAAAGAAATTATTCAAAGTAGCTATGAAGAGATCGTCAAGGACCTTGAAAAAGAGAACCTTTTTGTAACCGACTATGATGACTTGAGCCCGGCTTTAGCAAAACTTTCAGATGACTATTTTTTCTCCAATATTTTGCCAGTGATTGTTCCCATTGCTGTGAATGCAACACATCCTTTCCCGCACCTCAACAATCTTAGTTTTTCACTCGCGGTTAAACTTCAAGACAATGAAAGCGAAGAAGAAGGCAATTACAAATACGGCATGATTCGTATTCCTCGCGTTCTTCCACGTTTTTTTCAAGCGGGGGACAACACCTACGTGCCTATCGAAACCATTGTGCGAAAACATACTGAAGAGATTTTCCCAGGGTATAAACTCATCGCTTCTGCCGCGTTTAGGGTTACAAGAAATGCCGACATGGTCATCGAAGAAGAAGAAGCAGATGATTTTATGATGATTATGGAGCAAGGGTTGAAGCTTCGTCGTAAAGGAGCTTTTGTGCGCCTTAATATCCAAGAAGGAACCGACCCAGATCTGCTCAATTTTTTAAATTCTCACATGCAGATTTTCTTTAAAGACATCTATACGTATAAAATTCCACTCAATCTTGGAGCTCTTTGGCAAATTGTGGGCAACAAAGACTTTTCGCATCTTGCCTTGCCTCCGTACAACCCAAAAACATTGCCTCCTTTTGATACCAATGAGTCTGTGTTTAAAGTCATTGACAAAGGCGACGTGTTACTCTTCCATCCGTATGAGAGTTTTGATCCTGTTTTAAGACTCATTCGAGAAGCTTCAAAAGACCCTAAAGTTGTCTCTATTCGTATGACGCTTTACCGTGTCGAGAAAAACTCACAGATCGTTCAGGCATTGATCGATGCTGCCAATGATGGTAAACAAGTTACCGCTGTCGTCGAGCTGAAAGCACGTTTTGATGAAGAAAATAACCTCCATTGGGCTAAAGCGTTAGAGCAAGCGGGTGCGCACGTGGTTTATGGTATTACAGGCTTTAAAGTCCACGCTAAAATCGCGCAGGTCATTCGTCAAGAAGAAGATGGCAAGCTTAAATTTTACATGCACTTTAGCACCGGTAACTACAATGGTGCAACGGCGCGTGTTTATACCGACACCAGCTTTTTTACATGTAAAGAAGATTTTGCGAAAGACGGCACGATGTTTTTCCACATTCTATCGGGCTTTTCAAAGCATAAAAAGCTCGACACGCTCTCGATGTCGCCGACACAGATTAAGCCTAAAATCATTAGCCTTATTAACCATGAAGCTAAAAATGGAACGGAGGGTCGCATCATCGTCAAAATGAACTCTTTAGTCGACTCTGACGTGATTCAAGCACTCTACAATGCTTCGATGCAAGGTGTTCAAATCGACATTATCGCTCGTGGTATCTGCTGTTTAAGACCAGGAGTTGAAGGGATTAGTGAGAACATTCGTGTCAAATCTATCATCGGAAAATACTTGGAACATGCGCGTATTTTCTACTTTAAAAATGGTGATCCAACCACAACATTCATCTCAAGTGCGGATTGGATGCCTCGTAACCTTGAGCGAAGGCTGGAGCTTATGACGCCTATTTTTGATAAAGCGTTACAGCAAAAGCTCTTTGAGATATTACAGCTTCAGCTCAATGACAATGTGCTCAGTTGGGAGTTAGGAAATGATGGTGAATACACCGAAATCGAGCCAACAGATGAACGTGCTATCAATAACCATACGGTCTTGGAAGACTATATGAATAAAATCTATAAAGCCCAAAAGAAAGACACCAGCTCCCACAAAGCGGAGAAACTCGCGCGTCGTCTTTTTAAAGAGAGTTAA
- a CDS encoding gamma carbonic anhydrase family protein, with protein MIMEFQGISPRIASDVFVAPSADIIGDVVIGEGSSIWFGCVIRGDVNSITIGKRTSIQDLSMIHVTHFKKADRSDGFATVIGDNVTIAHRVMLHGCTIEDACLIGMSATILDGAVIGKESIVGANSLVTKNKMFPPRSLIMGNPAKVVRELSDEEVASLYHSADNYVKFKAMYQ; from the coding sequence ATGATTATGGAGTTTCAAGGAATATCGCCTCGCATTGCCTCTGACGTTTTTGTAGCACCCAGTGCTGACATCATCGGTGACGTGGTCATCGGTGAGGGAAGCTCCATCTGGTTTGGGTGTGTCATCAGAGGCGATGTAAACTCCATCACTATTGGAAAGAGAACCTCTATCCAAGACCTTAGCATGATTCATGTAACACACTTTAAAAAAGCTGATCGTAGTGATGGCTTTGCAACAGTCATTGGCGATAACGTCACCATAGCACACCGTGTCATGTTGCATGGTTGCACGATTGAAGATGCTTGCCTCATCGGTATGAGTGCGACGATTTTAGATGGCGCAGTTATTGGCAAAGAGTCTATCGTTGGAGCCAACTCATTGGTCACTAAAAACAAAATGTTCCCACCACGTTCACTCATTATGGGAAATCCTGCAAAAGTCGTACGTGAACTCAGTGATGAAGAGGTCGCATCGCTTTACCATTCAGCCGACAATTACGTCAAATTTAAAGCGATGTATCAGTAG
- a CDS encoding 3'-5' exonuclease yields MRALDSYIYKMTQKPIFHKEFFAKMHTFKELEHVDVEDLSMLKLLGLPITKYNNYAFTLETLTTPISQGKFCIVDIEANGSKPTLHQMIEIGAVMIENGKEVAQFSSLIKTDILPDSIEQLTGITLAELQHAPSLNSVLEAFRLFIKDAVFVAHNVNFDYYFISYSLEQAGFGPLLNRRLDTIDLARKCIQAPKYGLGALTEYLGIGFENHHRALCDARATAQVFFKALEKLPEDVQTVEQLIDFTKPQNQKKKKKEKPAKPTDTSL; encoded by the coding sequence GTGAGAGCACTCGATAGCTACATCTATAAGATGACACAAAAGCCCATTTTTCACAAAGAATTTTTTGCCAAAATGCACACATTTAAAGAGCTTGAACATGTTGATGTTGAAGATCTTTCTATGCTTAAACTTTTGGGACTTCCCATTACCAAATACAACAACTACGCTTTTACCCTTGAGACACTCACGACTCCTATATCGCAAGGGAAGTTTTGCATTGTGGATATTGAAGCCAATGGTAGCAAACCAACATTGCATCAGATGATTGAAATTGGGGCGGTGATGATTGAAAACGGTAAAGAGGTGGCGCAGTTTTCTTCTTTGATCAAAACCGATATTTTACCCGATAGCATCGAACAACTCACTGGCATTACCCTTGCAGAACTGCAACATGCACCTTCTCTAAATTCTGTTTTAGAAGCATTTCGACTTTTTATTAAAGATGCGGTATTTGTGGCACACAATGTGAACTTTGACTACTACTTTATTTCCTATTCGTTAGAACAAGCTGGGTTTGGCCCTCTTTTAAACCGCAGACTTGACACGATTGATTTGGCGCGAAAATGCATCCAAGCACCTAAATATGGTCTTGGTGCGTTGACTGAATATTTGGGGATTGGGTTTGAAAACCATCATCGAGCGCTTTGTGATGCCCGTGCTACGGCTCAAGTATTTTTTAAAGCGTTGGAAAAATTACCAGAAGATGTTCAAACGGTAGAGCAGTTGATTGATTTTACCAAACCGCAAAACCAAAAAAAGAAGAAAAAAGAAAAGCCTGCTAAACCTACTGATACATCGCTTTAA
- a CDS encoding phosphoribosylanthranilate isomerase produces MWVKICGITNLEDALCATEAGADALGFVFYPKSPRYITPQKAKEIAEKLPLHVKKIGLFVDVTPEEVSFTCKEAQMDMAQIQFEVDEAFFNALKVPYVRVVRTREPRDVEQYEGLIRLVDAYVEGFGGAGQRIDLSWFENSDRDNIILAGGLTPDNIEQIKPLGFYGVDVSSGVEKSKGFKDHDKVRAFIQRAKA; encoded by the coding sequence ATGTGGGTTAAAATCTGCGGTATTACCAACCTTGAAGACGCACTATGTGCGACAGAAGCAGGGGCTGATGCCCTTGGTTTTGTCTTTTATCCAAAATCCCCTCGCTACATTACACCTCAAAAGGCGAAAGAAATTGCGGAAAAACTACCTTTACATGTAAAGAAGATTGGGCTTTTTGTGGACGTTACACCCGAAGAAGTTAGCTTTACATGTAAAGAAGCGCAGATGGATATGGCGCAGATTCAATTTGAAGTGGATGAGGCATTTTTTAATGCTTTAAAAGTGCCTTATGTTCGTGTTGTGCGTACGCGAGAACCTCGTGATGTCGAACAGTACGAAGGCTTAATCAGACTCGTTGACGCCTATGTGGAAGGGTTTGGTGGAGCAGGGCAGAGAATCGATCTTTCATGGTTTGAAAACAGTGATAGAGACAACATCATCCTAGCAGGTGGTTTGACTCCTGATAATATCGAGCAAATTAAACCTTTAGGCTTTTATGGGGTCGATGTGAGCAGTGGCGTTGAAAAATCTAAAGGCTTTAAAGATCATGATAAAGTGAGAGCATTTATACAAAGAGCTAAAGCGTGA
- the rpe gene encoding ribulose-phosphate 3-epimerase, whose translation MLVAPSILSADFGKLREEIVSICEAGCDLVHVDVMDGHFVPNLTIGPVVVSAVAKAATKPLDVHLMVENNTFFVDLFAPLNPKYISFHIEEEKHPHRLIQKIRDLGISPAIVLNPHTPPSSIEYLLEDLDMVLLMSVNPGFGGQKFIPSVLEKAPILKEMIVKRNAKTLIEVDGGVNNQNIHALANAGVDIVVAGNYVFGSNDYKNAIDSLKV comes from the coding sequence ATGTTAGTTGCTCCAAGTATCCTTTCTGCTGATTTTGGAAAGTTAAGAGAAGAGATAGTATCGATTTGTGAAGCAGGATGTGATCTTGTGCATGTGGACGTTATGGATGGGCATTTTGTTCCTAACCTTACCATTGGACCTGTTGTTGTCAGTGCTGTTGCCAAGGCTGCTACAAAGCCACTTGATGTTCACTTGATGGTCGAAAACAATACTTTTTTTGTCGATCTTTTTGCCCCATTGAACCCAAAATACATCTCTTTTCATATTGAAGAAGAGAAACATCCTCATCGTTTGATTCAAAAAATTAGAGATTTAGGTATCTCTCCAGCGATTGTTCTCAACCCGCATACGCCACCTTCAAGCATTGAATATTTGCTTGAAGATTTGGATATGGTACTTTTAATGAGTGTCAATCCTGGGTTTGGCGGACAAAAGTTTATTCCAAGTGTTTTAGAAAAAGCACCGATTTTAAAAGAGATGATTGTAAAACGAAATGCTAAAACACTGATTGAAGTGGATGGTGGAGTGAATAATCAAAACATTCACGCTTTAGCCAACGCGGGTGTGGATATTGTCGTTGCAGGCAATTATGTTTTTGGATCCAATGATTATAAAAACGCTATTGACTCTTTAAAAGTGTAA
- the rpmB gene encoding 50S ribosomal protein L28: MARKCALTGKGPMVGNNVSHANNKTKRRFLPNLRTVRVTLEDGTTKKIRIAASTLRTMKKNG, from the coding sequence ATGGCAAGAAAATGTGCTCTTACTGGAAAAGGCCCTATGGTTGGTAACAACGTAAGCCATGCGAACAACAAAACTAAAAGAAGATTCCTTCCAAACCTTAGAACTGTCCGTGTGACACTTGAAGATGGAACGACTAAGAAAATTAGAATTGCTGCTTCGACACTTCGTACAATGAAGAAAAACGGCTAA
- the argJ gene encoding bifunctional glutamate N-acetyltransferase/amino-acid acetyltransferase ArgJ, whose translation MFTILPLKNGLDNVAGFFCQGTHAGFKPNGNNDVAFIRSNEPCDIAAVFTTNVFQAAPIKHFLRYPKGFQTNFILMNAKNANAMTGEKGIEDIDTLFDKLKAKFPSLHNPIMSSTGVIGYRLNVEKLSTAFDKFDFNAKDSHATASAIMTTDSFKKELCFKVILEDGSFFHIAAICKGAGMINPAMATMLCFILTDANIPKADMDELLLPAIERSFNAVSVDGDTSTNDTVLLLSSKQSGAYHKEAFNEALRLITKELSLMLVRDGEGSTKVVAFEVSGAKTTAEAEKAAKALSNSLLVKTALFGEDPNWGRIASTIGASRITCNEESLVIHYDDVLIYSKDQRSLDAEAEKKAATVMKKESFRIHCELGVGEASFTAYGCDLGHKYVEINADYRT comes from the coding sequence ATGTTTACCATTCTTCCACTTAAAAACGGACTTGATAATGTAGCTGGTTTTTTCTGCCAAGGCACTCACGCTGGCTTTAAACCCAATGGCAATAACGATGTTGCATTTATTCGCTCAAATGAGCCATGCGATATTGCAGCAGTTTTTACAACCAATGTCTTTCAAGCAGCACCCATTAAACATTTTTTACGTTACCCAAAAGGGTTTCAAACCAATTTCATTTTGATGAACGCAAAAAATGCCAATGCAATGACCGGTGAAAAAGGTATTGAAGATATTGATACACTTTTTGACAAACTCAAAGCAAAATTCCCAAGCCTGCATAACCCCATTATGAGCTCAACCGGTGTTATCGGGTACCGTCTCAACGTTGAGAAACTTTCAACGGCATTCGATAAATTTGACTTTAACGCTAAAGATTCACACGCTACTGCCTCTGCGATTATGACAACCGATAGCTTCAAAAAAGAACTTTGTTTCAAGGTGATTTTAGAAGATGGAAGCTTCTTTCATATTGCAGCCATCTGCAAAGGTGCGGGTATGATCAACCCTGCGATGGCAACAATGCTTTGCTTTATCCTTACCGATGCGAACATCCCAAAAGCCGATATGGATGAGCTTTTATTGCCAGCCATTGAGCGTTCATTTAATGCCGTCAGCGTTGATGGCGATACTTCAACCAATGACACGGTACTGCTTCTAAGTTCTAAACAAAGTGGAGCTTACCATAAAGAGGCGTTTAATGAAGCACTTCGTTTGATAACCAAAGAGCTCAGTCTGATGCTGGTACGTGATGGTGAAGGTTCAACCAAAGTCGTTGCTTTTGAAGTGAGTGGTGCCAAAACAACAGCAGAAGCAGAAAAAGCGGCGAAAGCTTTAAGCAATTCCCTTTTAGTCAAAACAGCGCTCTTTGGTGAAGATCCAAACTGGGGACGTATTGCTTCAACTATTGGAGCCAGTAGAATTACATGCAATGAGGAAAGCCTTGTTATCCACTATGACGATGTCTTAATTTACAGTAAAGATCAGCGCTCTTTAGATGCTGAAGCGGAGAAAAAAGCAGCAACTGTTATGAAAAAAGAGTCTTTTCGTATTCATTGCGAATTAGGCGTTGGAGAGGCTAGTTTCACTGCTTATGGCTGCGACTTGGGTCATAAGTATGTTGAAATAAACGCAGATTATAGGACATAG
- a CDS encoding YdcH family protein gives MLHEYRDVISKLKVENAHFAKIFEKHNELDQKITDADEGRLHISDLELETMKKEKLRLKDEAYALIVAYKKEHNL, from the coding sequence ATGCTACACGAATACAGAGACGTTATCTCAAAACTCAAAGTTGAAAATGCACACTTTGCAAAAATTTTTGAAAAACATAATGAACTTGATCAAAAAATCACCGATGCAGACGAAGGCAGATTACATATTAGTGATTTAGAGCTTGAGACAATGAAAAAAGAGAAACTAAGACTTAAAGACGAAGCGTATGCACTTATCGTTGCGTACAAAAAAGAGCACAATCTCTAA